NNNNNNNNNNNNNNNNNNNNNaaaaaaaaaaaaaaaaaaaaaaaaaaaaaaaaaaaaaaaaaaaaaaaaaaacaggtaaAAATAGGCTGGAGATTGCAGTTTGGTCCCATTACACCAAATTCTCCaaaccttcaaaaaaaatttaaaaaaaaaaagaaaagaaaagaaaactgtTCAAAGCATCAAAACGCAGCGTTTCATTGAAAAGCAAGTTGGGCAATTTAATAAATGCTCTGGCTTTTACCTgtttaattaaactctttgtATTTCTCTCATCCACCACTAACTTCTCAATTAAATcctttcgattttttttttaaatgtatttaataattacaaaaattttaccatgaaaaaaaaaaaaaaaattcgttGATACAATGTAAttagcgttttttttttcctctcacTTGAGTTCAACATGGCCAACGAGCAATTCTATCTCGTTAGATGTATGAGAGAATCTAAATAATCTAAGACTTGGAGGGTGGCAACCACATCGTAactgtgaaatctcacatcggccCCTCTCCAACGAAGCATTTCCTCTCCTTAGGAGACGCCGCGTCAAAAAACAGCTcagaaaaaacaatatctgctaacagtagACTTCAACTGTTACAGTGACAACATGCTAAGTGTATTTTAGGGGACTAGCCCGCTTCCCATTACTCGACAAGGGAAATTCCTCAcacataattataattaaggGAACAATTGAAAGGTGACTAAAACACTAGAAACAACAACTACTCGAGTCTTTACGTCTTTTCGTCCGCCTAACCAACGCATCTTTTTCCGAAGAAACAACCCGCTCGCTCGAAATCTATCCCTTCAATTGTGTAACAACGCATCCACACGATTACGAGTCTACTCCTAGCCTCTTCGACGACACTAGCCTACAGTTTTTTTTCCCACTAGCCATGGCTTGACCGAAATTTAGGCTCCGATACCCCTTGTCATGGCGCTAAGTCCTTCAGAGATACTATACTGACGGTATAGTGCCGCCACCAGAGAAGGCTGCTTCATGCTAGGCGTCCGGACCTACTACGCTCGAGCCGCATTTCCAGTACATACGCTATATCCACTAAGGCTGAATCCACCTCCAAACTGAACGTCATCTGCAGCAGAACGTCGTCGGTCGACCGAAGAAGGTTTCGATATCAAAATAGAACCagacaagaacaaagaatgggTTCCCGTGAGTGTAGTGATACTCACTTTCCTCTAAAGTCAGCCACCGACGAACCTTAATTTCCCACACACAgctcaacaaaacaaaacaaaacaaaacatttcacGAGAATCTCTTCATTATTATTAGCTTTGGGagaaatttcataaacaaaacaacaaaaacactctcttctcactacaattttttttggtgCAAAACAATGAATCGTTCATCATACACATTTACACAAGAATCATCATAGAAAAACTTCTACTACTCACAAGAACACCATCTCAAAACAACACATAAAAAACCAAGCACAGAACCCATATCAAATGAGAGAGGAtgaattgtgtttttttcgAGTACCTGATTCGATCGACGGAACCAGCTCAAGGCACGTATTCTGTCTCCAGAGTCGGCTGCGTTCGTGTCACGGTTGCTGTCGGAGCTTTTGTTTCGCCGACCGTTGCCATTTGTAGAGGTTCTCCCATGTCTGCTGCTCTCTccatctcttccattttctttcttttctttagctTGCAAATCGAAACTACGAGGAGTGCGAGCAGCGCCATTAGCAATGCTCCACCCAACACGGATCCTACTATGATCCACACTTTCGTGGTGTTTTTCTTCCTTGAAGGTGGAGGTACAGTCCCCGGGGGCGACGTTGGTGTAGGAGAAGGAGCAATGGACTCGACGACGATGGAGAAATGACCATGTTGGATGGTTGAACATGTGTTTCCAGACTCCACACTGCTAAAATTGGGCATTCCCTGAAGATTAAACCGAACACACTTTGCAACTGTCCCGTCCGGGAGGGACTTGATATTGTCAAACTTGACGTGTATTGGGTCCCCGGAAGCTCTCATTTTGAGCTCGGGAAGGTTCGTTGCAGAGAGATTAGAGCCATTGTAAGCAAGAAGACCCAACACTGGTGCTAAGTAGGTATAACCAGGCAATGCAGGGTAATACACCTCAGACCAGTTACCTAAATTCTGATACACCAAAACAAGCCTCTCGACATACGGCTGCACGATAACCCCCATCGGGATCTCAAACTCCTTGAACGAATCAACAGCGTACCGTCTAAAACTACCACTCCTCAGCCTCAAGGCTCGAATGCTAATACCAGACATGTTCGACGGAGCAGCAGCATCATAAGGAACACCAGTTTTCGGATTAACCAAACCCTTATAAGCATACTCTTGCAAAAGAGCATCAAGAGAACTCGCTGAAGAATCGATATCGACCGACCGAACCACAACCGGATCAGcaacaaacaagaacaacattTGAACAATCAGCATCAGCTGAGTTCTAGGAAGCCCCATGGATGCTTCAAAATCTCAGAACTCACAGCAATGGACTTAGATATGAAGAGAGCAACGCCCAAATGATAGATAAATACGCAATAAAGATCTTCAAATGGGCAATAAATCACTTGGAAACGGAAATGGCTCAAAATAATGTCATAATCTAAAGCAGCTATGAAGGAGGGGATAAATTTAAGCCGTTGCAAACCCTTATTCTCTTCCAGAAATtactttttcccttttggaatCCTTGAAAAAGAGTACTTATAAGGAGAAGAATCAATGGAATCTCACAGAAACACAGAAATCAGATTCTTCAACGTTACAGAATCAAGAAGAACCCTAGAGAGCTTAGCAAGCGAACAACAATGGCGGATTCAGTAACAATGGCGATTTTATTAAATAGACGACGGAGTACCTGATGAAATTGGTTCCAATGGCGACAATGTGTGATAATCGCAGAGCTGGAGGAGCAAAGAAACCATTTCAGAACACAAATTCTTGAAAATCCGAGTAGAAATCAGCCGCAAACGAACGGATAAACCCTAGAATCTTGAGGAAAATCATCAttaaattcttcaaaataaacGCCTCGCAAGAACTACGCCGCACATGACGGATACAGAGGATAATAATCTCAAAAATCCTCAAAACACATCCTGCATTCCCCAAAAGAATCTCAAACCGAATCGAAATCGAAAAGATTCgcgaaatgaaacgaaacccAACTCGAAAAACCAAGAATCAAGATGTGGGTATTTAAAGAAAGCGAGTTAGGGAATCGCAATCAAGAGAATCAAACAACCGGTCGCCATGGAAGAGACATACAGATTCATCACTCGAAATCGCAGCTAAAATCCATACGACTGAAGAACTAAGAACAAAAACGAAAGAAAATCGAAACCCCACCACTTTTCCTTCTCCCTACTTCCGAGTTGcaagaaaaacagagcaaataAGCAAAAGGGCACAGAGAGGAGAATAAGTGATGAAAAGGGGCAACAATGGCGGCGTTAAAACGGGAAAtcaaggaggaagaagaggtaGAAACAAAGAACCCACAAAGGAATTGGGCAAAAAAAGATGAAGGGAATGATTTGATGATTGTTGGAACTCGGATTGAGTGACTCAGGTGAGTTGGGGGAGTGGCGAGTGGCGAGTGGTGGGGTGAGGAACGAAGAACAAACAAGAACGGCGAAggatttttttccttttttagtttcaatttcGAAAAATCGCATTATGATTAAATACTAAACCCACCGGcgaaaagaaatggaaaaaaattaaataaaaaaacggAGCTTTTCAACTTCGCTGGCTGTCAGCTGCCACGTGGTGCTAATACAGTCAAACCATTTctcaattaatattatttttttaaagatataatttaattaatctatatttttttaatgtctaaTTAGCGTCTTCCATCCATTCTATTaacttatttgatttatttttattgaggTGGCTTATCATTCACTACCTACCAAAATAGACTATTCTTACTAAAACTGGTCGAAACCTCGGGGCCTCTCTAAATGTTTTAGAGATTAGGTTTGAGATTCTACCGGTTGCTTAATGTGACCTTAGTAGTTCAGGTGGGAGAGCACTCGGGTGCTCCATGGTCACATAGATGAGACGGTCATTTTAAACCAATTCAACCCAATATTTCTATGGTTAGGTTGGGTTTGAGACCATACAGGTTGCTTAACGAGACCTGTAGTTGAGGTGGAAGAATGCTTGGGAGCTGCATGAGACCTTAGTAGTCGAGGTGGAAGAGTGCACGAGAGTTGCATGTTCACAAGGACGAGACAATCATCATGAatcaaacccaacccaatatTTTATGGTTAGGTCGGGTTGAGATCCTACAAGTTGCTTAATGAGAACTATAGTTGAGGTGGAAGGTGCTTAGGAGCTGCATGAGACCTTAGTAGTCGAGGTGGAAGAGTGATTAGGAGCTGCATGGTCACAAAGACAAGACGATCATCCTAAACCAATTCAACCCAGTATTTTTtatggttgggttgggtttgagATCCTACTGGTTGCTTAACGAGACCTGTAGTCGAGGTGGAAGAGTGCTCGGGAGCTGCATGAGATCTTAGTAGTCGAGGTGGAAGAGTGCACGAGAGTTGCATGTTCACAAGGACGAGACAGTCATCATGAatcaaacccaacccaatatTTTATGGTTAGGTCAGGTTCGAGATCCTACAAGTTGCTTAATGAGACCTATAATTGAGGTGGAAGGTGCTCGGGAGCTGCATGAGACCTTAGTAGTCGAGGGGGAAGAGTGCTCAAGAGCTGCATGGTCACAGAGACGAGACGTTCATCCCAAACCAACCTAACTTAATATTTGATGGTTAGGTCAGGTTCGAGATCCTACAGGTTGCTTAACAATACCTCAATAGTCAAGGTGGAAGGTGCTTGGGAGCTACATGAGACCTTGATAGTCGAGGTGGAAAAGTACTCAAGAGTTGCATGGTCACAGAGACGAGACGATCCTCCTaaaccaacccaactcaatatTTTATGGTTAGGTCAGGTTTGAGATCCTACAGGTTGCTTAACGAGACCTCAATAGTCAAGGTGGAAGAGTGCTAGGGATCTGCATGGTCACAGGGACAACACAGTCATCctgaaccaacccaacccaatatTTTATGGTTAGGTCGGGTTccattcattatttaataaatattattttagttgaaaattttattgtctaaataattaaattgggtctaaaaaatgtctaacTCAGTCGTATGGTCCATGGTACCCACGTTATAATTAGAGATGACgtggacttttctttttgttttttttaatgtaagtgggtttcattaaaaaaaggaaacaaacttTGTCTTTTTTGAGGTATTGTCTCTTGGAAATCAACTTTTAagaattgtatttttattattttttattaaatgtaaaaaaaaaaaatcaattaaatataaaattcaaatttttataataaaaaaattacaaaagtatttgaagaatatgttttatttaaattactaatgaAATGGAGTTATATTAATTATGgcaatttaaatattgatgTATACTAATTTGGAAGATTATGTATTAATAGCAttccaaaaatatttcaaaatttaaatttaaaatcaacgtaattaaaaaatatatataattaaatcataataaaaaaaatgaaattaattcaATAACTCGACCAACCTAGACTACCCAACTCAaactataaatattgaaaGTCAAAATTCAGTTCGGTTTGtagtttgacatttttttttgttggtcaACCCAATCTTAATTTTACAAAAGATgaagaatatttaacgtttgtaacCGATTTTAATGATACATCgtgacttgtaaatgtttgatatttgaacttgatgagattttagttattaatctAACACGTGTAGGTAGATAGGCAgtgttctttttaaaaaaataatttaaacattttaattgaacaatccaacaaaaaaaataatgggtTCCTTGGGttgtaaattttattcaaGTTGCTCGGGTCACTAATCAACACGAAATTTCATGCTGATCCAAAAGACTTTTCTAACCCAACTCATGTACACGTGTGGCCGGTCCAAATCcgtatctttttttttttttaggttcaTTAGGGTTTTTATTGATTAGcgaaacttttaaaaacgaAAGCGTGTAGAACCCAAATCCACTTGCCTGCTGCTCCTGTCGCCAACTTGACGAGCTCTGTGCTCGTTATCCTTTCTGTTCTCTCTGCTGGGGCCTCCCCTATGGCAACTCTAGCTCGCAACCAGGAGCCGAAGCAGCTCAACAAAggtgaaaattttagattatagCATAAAAAAGTCTATAAATTCTTACTCGTGTATTCAATAAGGATACGaaacttgtaattttgaatttagtaaGTAcgtaaattttataaaatagcgaatatattaaagatatattaaatacaaaattaaaaaaaatttatacaaaacaaaattaaaagtttataattaatattttaaattcaatttatcaAAATAGACCTAAACCTAATGGgtaaacttgtaattttggttttttttaattatttttcaattttttaattcaataatctTTCTTTTACGCCAATATTCATGCAAGTttttattagtatttaaaaataattcacttCGAGAATTGTataaatatgataaattatgGAAGGTTAGCGGGGAGTTAAATGACCATTCTACCCCCAGAATGGTGGAATTTTTGGTTTGGTTATGAAATCAATGTGCtttgagttttaaaaaatatatataataattatttatcgTGTAAATTAAAGTTGGCAATTAGCACGCAAAACCATGAGTAAGAgagagatttatttttaaatactatttaattattagttaaattacaaatttgccCTCTAccatttattttgatgtttgtttttaaatggtgagatatatttgtaaaattacaaatttgccCTCTTCCATCCTTTCTTGTTTCCTCTTCTCCCATCGATCACCATCTACCCGACCCAATCGTCGACCGATGATCGCTATAGAGGAGCGAAGAATGTCATGGCCAGTGTCGTGTTGTCGTCATTGTTGTAACGCTGTTGTCGTGTTGGCATCGTCGAATCCACCATTTGGAGGAATAAGTGTACTGTGACTTCAACTAGTATATGTGTGAAAAGTCAGGTTGtgtaatatctttttttttaataaataaaaaaataaaaatacaaaaaatggGTGTGGCGGTAGCCACCGTACCATGTCACTGATGTCGAGGACAATGGAGTCAGGTGGCAAAAGACAACTCAAA
This sequence is a window from Cucurbita pepo subsp. pepo cultivar mu-cu-16 chromosome LG19, ASM280686v2, whole genome shotgun sequence. Protein-coding genes within it:
- the LOC111782202 gene encoding uncharacterized protein LOC111782202; amino-acid sequence: MGLPRTQLMLIVQMLFLFVADPVVVRSVDIDSSASSLDALLQEYAYKGLVNPKTGVPYDAAAPSNMSGISIRALRLRSGSFRRYAVDSFKEFEIPMGVIVQPYVERLVLVYQNLGNWSEVYYPALPGYTYLAPVLGLLAYNGSNLSATNLPELKMRASGDPIHVKFDNIKSLPDGTVAKCVRFNLQGMPNFSSVESGNTCSTIQHGHFSIVVESIAPSPTPTSPPGTVPPPSRKKNTTKVWIIVGSVLGGALLMALLALLVVSICKLKKRKKMEEMERAADMGEPLQMATVGETKAPTATVTRTQPTLETEYVP